TTAAAAGATTTATCTTTTATGAAAAACTATGTAGCTGAGTTCAGTAAAGATTTTCGGGAATATTACAAGGGTGTCCGGGAATCGGGCAAGAGGCTTGAAGAAATGATTGATAACATTCTTGTGTGGTTGCTAAGCCTTTCTACCGGCGCGATAGTCCTAATAATTTCCTCTATTGACAAAATAAAATTTACCGAAAAGAAAAATATTAGCGTAATAGTTATCATCTTGACCGCTTCAGTAGTACTAGGAATTATAGGAAGAATAGCCTATGCAATATCAATTTATTTAAACAATGCATTGTCTGAAAACATGGATAGTTCATTGATGGCCAACCTTGTTCATTACTATCCTTATACACTCCGAGGAAATGAAACTTCAGAAGAGATATATCAGCTTGCAAAAGACAGCTTTGATCTTGATCTAACAATCATAATTGACGCAGGAAAAAGCTTAACTGGACATGATAAAGTAGCTTATGATAAGAGGACAAGAGATTTTTATGAGCACCTAAAAGAGTCTGTCAAGGTGGATCAACAACAAGCACTATCTCAGGTAATTGGGAAGATGAATGAAGCGTTAGGCGTTGATTTGAATAGTCAAGCACCTTCTAAAGAGTTTGCAAAAAGAAGAAGATGGTGGGCTGATAAGTTGCAGAATATCGCTTATATTCTGTTTAGTACAAGTGCATTTTTATTTATTCTAGCTCTTATCTATTCTGTTATGAAATTTGTAGGACAATAATCTCCGTTGCCGTTGGTCGCCGACCAACGGTTCTCTTATAATAGTATTGTAGCCACGATACTAAAAACTATTATTATTACAGACTTAAACCAAGTACCAGCTCAAATGGTTGTCGAGAAGAAAGACGTTTTATATCAGCAATTATGCACCCTCATTAAAGAAAAAGCTATTTCTAACTTGGATACCTATGAGCAAGACAATACAATAGTTGTCAGCAATTCCATTATAAACTTCAGCACATTTACCTATGCTACTGGATTGAGCATAGGCATCTTTCTACTTTCTACCCTAGACGAATTCAAAGTATTAGGTCTACTACTTTCATTAATTTGCCTGGTCCGTCTTCTGCTTAGTCTTTCTCCTATTAAAACACTGAAACTTGATTTTGATAACGAGACACTCACTAGTTCTTCCCTGATAGGATCAAAAACCATTGTAGCTTTTAAGGATATAAAAACATTTCTACCTTCTATTTCATCAACACTTTCAAAATTGGCCCGTCATGAAGTCATTGTGGAGTCAAAAGCGCAACGCAACACTCTTTTGTTTGATGTTAGCTATGAAGAACATGCTTTTGCAATTGTAGATCTATTAAATCGCTTTATAAAATCGTAAGGAACGTCCATTCGTTGCCGTTGGTCGCCGACCAACGGTTCCTCTGCCTTGACTCATATCCACATGCCTACCATTATACTTAAAACTTCCCGTTCGAATCTGCTCGGTACCTCTCACCTGTTTGGACACGGGTTTGATTCCGGTCACCTCCACAACTAAACAAAGGCTCTCAGCCTGTAAGGCAGATGCTCAACCCTCAGAACCACAATCTGATACTCTTGTAAATTAATTCTTAAGGCATTCTCAAATAGAGAGATCCGGATTGGATTCAAACCAATGACCTACTGCTTAGAAGGCAGTTGCCCATGGTCCTTGTATGTTATTATGAATTTTGTACCGCGTACGGGATTCGAAGCCGTATCATCTTGTTTCGAAGGCTGGGATCGTAACACAATTTTGCAGACCTAACGAGACTCGAACCCGCGACCTCCGGAGGAGGTGTATTAAGACTGTATTTAAAGATACTATAATTCGACTCAAGACTGGATTCGAACTAAAAGCCCAAGATTGCTGCAGATTTTGAGTATGCTGCTCTTGAGAAGTAAAAACCGTTGGTCGGCGACCAACGGCAACGGAAAGGCAACCTTACCCGATTTCCTACTTATGCATTTTGTAGTAAATAGCAACTTATATTTACGAGTTAGACAAGACAATCAATACTAATCCCTATGAGCTTTTTAAATAAACTTTTCGGCAACAATAAAAAAGAGAATAGTCAATCTCAATCAAGTATAGAGCAACCTTTAAACAATCAATCTACACCTGGTGCTTTTAGCTTTTTAGTTATCCAAAGCACAACGACTACCTAAACATTGTAGGCAGTGTCTGGAAAGAAGGAATCGAAGGGGCCTTATTTTTACCTATTGGCCATCATATAGAAATTGCAGAAAAGATCGTCATGGATTTGTTTAGTTGCCAAAATAGTACATACAGGCTTTTTGCATCAAGTTTTGTCGGGTTCATCGAAGACCCTAAAAAGCAACTCCTCCTACCAATGTATCAAAGAGAGCGTAATCTTTTTGACTCTTTACCTATTGATAGTCCTGAAAGGTATAACTCTCATGCAATAGTTGAAAATCTTATTGTTTCAACTCAGATCCGGATTGTGCTGGGAGTGGAAAACAATAAAAGCTCAAATCGGCTGGGTCAAGAATGGATAAACCTACTATATGAAATCATAGAAGATTCAATGAATGGTTATCAATGGAACAGTCATAGCTGGGCGCTTGCCATACTAAATTTCACTCAGTCCTCAACCCAGCGCTTTAAAGACCATTTTGTTAAGTATGAAGAATACTACAAGAAAAATGCAGGTAAAAATGCGATTATTAGTGAATCACTTTTAAAAGACATAAAAGGTGGAGTCACTGAAACTGAAATGTTCAAAAGTATCAACGACAACTTGGTAATGGAAAAAGTGGATGCGGCAAAGGAAATACAACTTGAGCCAGACGTTCAAGAACTTATATACGATCTAATTAGTTTCATGAGGCAGAATTACAGTGCCTAGCCCTTAGCTAGCCTTCCGTTGCCGTTGGTCGCCGACCAACGGTTTTATATATCCGAAAAGTGTGTTAACAATTGAAAAGGATCGCTGCCGTTTTCATAATATGCTGCAGAGGAATAGTAATAATCTACAGGGTGCGCAACAAGGTTCCACTTCGGCTGACAAGGATTGGCATGGATATAATCAGTTTTCTGTTTCAAGAACTTGCCTGAATATAAATCAATGCTCATGGAATCGCGTTTCCAAACCTGGAGTGCTCTGTCGGCCGCATGCACCTGTAACTTAGCATATAGTGCAGGGTTAGCTTTATTCAAATACTCAAGGATTGCCCTGGCAGTAAACTTTAGAAAGTCACGCTGTACAACTTCTCTTTTCTGTCCTTTACTGATTCGCCAGATCAAGTGAATATGATTCGGCATAAGTACAGAAGCGCAGACCTTTACCTGGCCTTGTTTTGCCCTAAAACGTAAGGCATCCAAAATGATATGTTTGGCCACATCTTCCTGCAGCTAGGGCAGCCAATCTTTACACACGGCTGTGAAGTATTGCACGTGATGCTCTTGTTGTACGGACATACACTAATATACTAAAGAACCGTTGGTCGGCGACAAACGGCAACGAAAAAAACCACTTCCCGAAGGAAGTGGTTTACGATAAACTCTTTTATTAATAACCGGCTTTTGTTTTCTGTAGGGCATAACCCACAACCGCTTGCTCCTTATAGCACCGGCGGCATATCCACGCCCCATTTTTTATTGGGCTGCGGTCCCATTGTAAATTCCACGGTAGCACCGTTAAGAATGTCTGCATGTGTGATATACGCTTTATTATACGCTTTTCCGTTCAGCGTTATGGATTGTATATACGCATTTTCCCTGCCGGCGTTTTTTACCTGCACGGTAAACTTTTTACCGTTGGGAAGATCAATGGTAGCCTTGCTTAACACGGGTGAACCAATGGCATAAACACCGTTGGCCGGATTGACGGGGTAAAAACCCATGGCACTGAAAATATACCAGGAGGACATCTGCCCGCAATCTTCATTACCGGTATAACCGGCCGGCTGATCATCGTATTGTTCCTGCAATACTTTGTTTATATAAAACTGTGTCTTCCACGGCTCACCGGCATAATCGTACAAATAAGCAGCATGATGACTGGGCTCATTGCCATGCGCATACTGCCCGATGAAACCCGATGCGTTGCCATTCTTCTTTATGGTATCCTGCAGGTTAAAAAATGTATCCAGCTTGGCCACGAAAGCTTGCTTGCCGCCCATCAGGCTCATAAAGTCGGGCACATTGTGCGGAACATACCAGAGGTACTGCCAGGCATTGCCTTCGGTATAAGGCTGACCGCCATTGCCTCCGTATTGCAAGGGGTTGAAGGGTTCTATCCATTTACCATCCTTGTCTTTGGCCCGAAAGAAGCCAGTGCCGCTTTCAAACAGGTTGCGGTAGTTGCCCGAACGTTTAAGGAAGAAATTATAGTCGTCCGTTTTACCTAACTTTTTTGCCAGTTGCGCCACGCACCAATCATTGTAGGCGGTTTCCAGTGTAATGGACACCGACTGCGACTGCAGGTCTTCTGGCATGTAGCCATACTTGTTGTAAATACCAAAAGGCGATTGAATATGATCCCTGGTAGAAGAACCTTTAATGGCTTCATACGCTTTGGCCACATCAAATCCTTTAATGCCTTTCAGCGCCGCATCCACAATGACGGGAATGGCATGGTTGCCGATCATGCAATAAGTTTCCACGCTCCACAATTGCCAAATGGGCAGAATGCCGTAACTATCGTAATGCCGGAGCATGCTGTTAATGAAGCCGGCCGTTCTTTGCTGTTGCACAATGGTGTACAGTGGGTGCGCAGCACGGTAGGTATCCCACAAGGAAAAAGTGGAGTAATGAATTTTATCAGGAGCGTTGCCGGTGGTATAATCGCCGGCAGGATAATCGCCGTTTACATCAGCCACATTGTTTGGCTGAATAAAGGCATGATACAATCCTGTATAGAAAATACGCTTCTGCTTTTCCGTTCCTTCTACCTGTATTTGTTTTAATTCTTTCTCCCAGGCGTTTTCCGCGTTAGTAACTACCTGGTCAAAGTTCCACGCCGGAATTTCCGCCGCTAAGTTTTGTTTGGCGTTGGCAATGCTGGTGGCAGAGATGCCTACCTTCACCAACACCTGTTCGTTGGCTTTGGAGTCAAAGTGTACCACCGCCTTTATGCCTTCGGCGCCCATCACCAGTGGCTTGTTCTCATAAATGCGTTTGCCATCAAACAAAAAACTGCTGGCAAAAGGGCGAGAAAACTCAGCCCTGAAATAAACCCTTCGCATTTTGGCCCATCCGGTTAGTACGCGGTAGCCTTCAATGGTTTTGTTGTCAACAATTCTTATTTCTGCCGAAATAATTTTTGCCGACCGGTTGCCGGTGCCTTTCAGGCGGCTGTGGTCCATATCAATAACAAAACCGGCGCCACTGCTTTGCGGAAAGGTGTATCGGTGAAACCCGGCATGGGCCGTGGCCGTTAGTTCAGCGTTTACGTTATAGTCCAGCAGGTTAACCTGGTAGTAACCTGGTCTTGCAGACTCCTGGCTATGGCTAAAAGCCGACCGAAAATCCCTGGACACGCTGTCTTTGTAATCATCAGCAGTTTTGCTGTTGCCGGTGATAGGCATGATAAGCACATCCAGCAGATCGGCAATGCCGGTGCCATTGAGGTGGGTATGGCTAAAGCCCACAATGGTTTTATCGTTATAATCATAACCGGAACAGGGCCGGTTTACTTCATGCCTTGTATCGGGGCTCAGTTGCACAAAGCCAAAGGGCATCGTAGCGCCAGGAAAGGCGCAGCCGGATAAGCTTTTCTTATCAACAGCAGCCGTGCCAATAAAAGGGTTTACATAAGTAGTGAACTTTTTACCGCCCGTTTGTGCTGACAGTTCTAACACAGCGCACAAAAGGAGCAGCACAGCAACCGGGTAGGTTTGATAGCGTTTCATTCAATTCGGGGTTTAATTAGGGTTTTGGCAATACAGATTTTGCTTGTCGGCCTTTGCTCCATAAATGTAGAATAGAAAAGGCCTATTCCGTGAAAGAATGGCCTTTGGGAAGGGAATATTTTTTTCAGTCGCCCCCATATCTCTTTTCCACAGCCCTTGTGTAGGGGCAAAGGGACACGGCGGTAATCGAGTGGTTGCATAAATACGGCGGTGATCGTAACCGTTAGGTTGTCTGCTATCTTGTACCTTCGTTGCCGTTGATCGCCACCCGCCAAGGGTTCGAATGTTTTGATGCTACTACGAGTAGGTTGTTACAGGTTGCTTCTTAGGATACTAAAAAGCAAAGTGCCCATCTCAAAACCCATTACCCATAAGCTCAATCAGTCATTTCCTCTGTGCCCCTCCCTGCTCTTTGTGTCGCTGTGGTTCTTCCCTCTGCGCGAAACCAACTAGCGCGAAGCGCTCCCTTTAGGAACCGGGGCATGCTGGACAAAGTCTTTCGAACACTTGGGGTCGCCGACCAACGGCAACGGGGGCGGGGGGTAAGTGCTCAATATTGTTTGATCAGGAATTGTGTTTTCAAGATTCTCAATATCCATAATTAGACGATATTAAATCCTGAATATCTTCCATTGAAAGAATATTACGCGCAAACCCTATGTTTCTAGCTGATCACCTTAAAATTGAAGGCACCATTTTGTGTAGCATTCCAAATACGTAACCATACCGGTAGAATCGCTTCCGTGCCTCTGGCTGAAGAAATATCACCCAGGTCAAGAATATTCTCATTCTTCCATCCAAATTCATTCAGCAGCACTTTTACTTGTTGCTTAGCGTCAACATCATGGCCACAAATAAAATTCGTATGATCACCACTGTTGATCAAGGCTGGGTTCACCATTAGTCCGCACCACATTGTGTTTAATGTTTTTACCACTTTGGTTGAGGGGAAGGTTTTCTGTATTTCCTCGCCCAATGAATGGGTATTGCTCAGTGCAGGAATCAAACTTGGCGGCATTCCCTTGCTAAAGTCCAGCGGGTTGGCAATATCCACTATGATCTTTCCTCCAATGTTCGACTCGCCGGCCATGGTCAATGCTTCTACGGAAGCACCACCAGCGGTACAATTGAAAATGATCTCACCAAAAGCAGCAGCATCGGCAAAAGTACCGGCACTGGCCTGCCCATTATGTTTAGCAACAAAAGCCTTTGCTTTTTCATTATCAGCCGTACGGCTTCCCATTTTCACTTCGTGTCCCAGTTCAACTAATCTTGAGCCAATGGCATCACCGACCATGCCCGTTCCTAAAACAGCTATTTTCATTGTTCTTATTTTTGTTTTGAGTTAATGACTAGGCAAAGTTGATTATTTCGAATGGGGCAGCATGGTCAATAACTTGGTTGTGCTGGTAAATTAGTGAGCCCTGTTTTGCAAAACAGGGCTCTTTTTAAAGAATGCTTTTGCATCAGTTCACCACCATTCCCATTTGCGGGGCAGCGTAGCGGGTACCGGCAAAAGCGCCTTCTGGAAAAGTTTTATCCAGCAGATCCAATTCCTCC
This genomic interval from Flavisolibacter tropicus contains the following:
- a CDS encoding transposase, with protein sequence MDALRFRAKQGQVKVCASVLMPNHIHLIWRISKGQKREVVQRDFLKFTARAILEYLNKANPALYAKLQVHAADRALQVWKRDSMSIDLYSGKFLKQKTDYIHANPCQPKWNLVAHPVDYYYSSAAYYENGSDPFQLLTHFSDI
- a CDS encoding GH92 family glycosyl hydrolase — encoded protein: MKRYQTYPVAVLLLLCAVLELSAQTGGKKFTTYVNPFIGTAAVDKKSLSGCAFPGATMPFGFVQLSPDTRHEVNRPCSGYDYNDKTIVGFSHTHLNGTGIADLLDVLIMPITGNSKTADDYKDSVSRDFRSAFSHSQESARPGYYQVNLLDYNVNAELTATAHAGFHRYTFPQSSGAGFVIDMDHSRLKGTGNRSAKIISAEIRIVDNKTIEGYRVLTGWAKMRRVYFRAEFSRPFASSFLFDGKRIYENKPLVMGAEGIKAVVHFDSKANEQVLVKVGISATSIANAKQNLAAEIPAWNFDQVVTNAENAWEKELKQIQVEGTEKQKRIFYTGLYHAFIQPNNVADVNGDYPAGDYTTGNAPDKIHYSTFSLWDTYRAAHPLYTIVQQQRTAGFINSMLRHYDSYGILPIWQLWSVETYCMIGNHAIPVIVDAALKGIKGFDVAKAYEAIKGSSTRDHIQSPFGIYNKYGYMPEDLQSQSVSITLETAYNDWCVAQLAKKLGKTDDYNFFLKRSGNYRNLFESGTGFFRAKDKDGKWIEPFNPLQYGGNGGQPYTEGNAWQYLWYVPHNVPDFMSLMGGKQAFVAKLDTFFNLQDTIKKNGNASGFIGQYAHGNEPSHHAAYLYDYAGEPWKTQFYINKVLQEQYDDQPAGYTGNEDCGQMSSWYIFSAMGFYPVNPANGVYAIGSPVLSKATIDLPNGKKFTVQVKNAGRENAYIQSITLNGKAYNKAYITHADILNGATVEFTMGPQPNKKWGVDMPPVL
- a CDS encoding NADPH-dependent F420 reductase, with product MKIAVLGTGMVGDAIGSRLVELGHEVKMGSRTADNEKAKAFVAKHNGQASAGTFADAAAFGEIIFNCTAGGASVEALTMAGESNIGGKIIVDIANPLDFSKGMPPSLIPALSNTHSLGEEIQKTFPSTKVVKTLNTMWCGLMVNPALINSGDHTNFICGHDVDAKQQVKVLLNEFGWKNENILDLGDISSARGTEAILPVWLRIWNATQNGAFNFKVIS